From Pleurocapsa sp. PCC 7319:
TCTCTTGCTTACCCTTATCTACACCACAAGCACTGACAACCATATCTTCTGAATTAATAACTTGTTGAGGGATATCCAAAAACTCTAAAGTATTTTGTGCCTCTGGAGTATTAATGTCGACAATTCCCGCAACACCGCCAATAGCTTCAATCCGACAATCACCACACTGAAATACCCCTTGAGTATCAATGGAAATAACCCCGCCTTGTCCTACTTGTTCTGCATTGGCAGTAATATCACTATTTCCTAATAAGGCAATAAAATCTGAGCTGGTGAAAGTAATATTACCACCATCGCTAGTCTGATTAGAATCAGTACGAATCTCACTATTATTATCCAAAATAGCCTGTCGAGATTGTATAGTGATGTTTCCTTCCTCACCCGTTTGGGTATCTGAACTAATGATCCCTTCGTTGTTTAAAAGAAGAGAGTCGGTAACAATATCGATGTTGCCTGCTTGACCTTGACGAGAAGCAGTTACATTGATTTCAGAGCCGTTTTCAATGTTAAGTAAGCTGCCAACCCTTAAGAAAATATCTCCAGCATTACCAAGAGTAACAGTTTCACTTGACACGATCGCATCTTGAATCAGATTAAACTCATCCGCATCAATTTCAATGGTTCCTGCTGAACCAAGACCTGGATTGAAACCTTCAGCCTGGATAGTGCTAGCACTAATTCGTGAATCATTGAGAATATCCAGAGTACTATCAGAATTACCTATAGAGATGTTACCAGCAGGAGCATTTCCAAATCGAGTTTCTTGACCAGTACCACCATGACTATTGGCTATAGTGTCTCCAGTCCTGACAGAAACCGTGGCATTGTTGATAGTCACCTCATTGTTAGTATTGTCACTACCAATAGAAATACTCCCTCCAGTAGCTTCGGAGGTTGCACCTGATGTTTCCGCAACAACAATAGCTTGATCTTCAATTCTAATATTTGCTCCTTCAAGAGAAATGCTACCTCCTGCACCTGTCCCAAAAGCAGTAGCCGTAACGCTAGTATCTTCTCCATTGATGTTGACTTGTTGACCTTTTATAGTGATCGAACCTGCTTCGCCAGCATCAAAGTCTGTTCTTACGCCAAATGAAGCTGGATTATGAGGGTGAGATTCAGCAGCAATCTCAGCTCCTTCTTGAATAATTACTTCCTGACTATTAATATTTCCAATATTGATGTTATTAGCCGTTCCTGGAATTTCATTATTACCGTGAAAACCATGAGTATCCGTAATAATTTGAGTATTGCCATCATTCTCAGGAAGATTATTGCTACCATTAATAGAAATTCGATTCCCATCGGTATTAGTACCAATAAAAATAGCACCTCGCTCATTACTATCTGGTTCACCCTGAATAGTGCGATTCCATAATTCCGAAGTAATGCCAACACTATTATCAATGGTAATTTGTTCTCCATCAATTGCGATCGTGCCAGACAACTGATTACTCAAACTGTCAGCATCAATAGTATCTACAGGATTAAAAAACTCAAAATTATCAAACTGTTGAGAACCCTCACTGATTGAGATATTACGCCCTTGAATAGTTATGTCTCCAGCTTGAGATTGTCCTCTAGTATAGATAGTGGGTAATGTAGCTTCAGTACCTTGAGCAATAGTAATATCTTGTCCTCGTATGTTGATATCTCCGCCAACATCACTATAAATAAATTCAGTACGACCACCAGGTGATTCTATTGCACTTCTAAGTGTAGATGCCAGTTCAGAAGCTGAGGTGATTTGAATATCCTGAAAATTATTCACCCCCTCAAACCCTAATTCCCAACCTTGCGGAATTCCCGTTAAATTAACAGTTTCATCACTGCCAACACTGCCAATTTCAATATTTCCTGAAGGTGCAGTAATCTTGGTGTTATTCAGGCTAACATTTCCTCCAATTAGAGCAAAAGTATTACCCGATTCTAAAGTTAAATTTGCACCTTGACTTTGTATATTCCCTGGATTGGGCGCAAATGCTACTCCAATAGGTGCGCTAACAGTTAGTAAAGGTGCTTGATTGGGATCTGCGCTGAATACAGTACCGTCTTCAAAGTTGACACTAGTAGCACTACTACCCAAAAAAGCTCCACCAATGTCTAAACTCGCACCAGAACCAAAGCTAATTCCAGCAGGGTTAATCAGAATTAAATTAGCATTGTTAGCACGAATTAAACCATCAATATTAGAAATCGAGCCACCAGTAACCCGACTAATGATATTGTCTATCGTTCCATTGTTAAAAAACGCTTCAAAATTCGTCGGGACAGAGAACTCGCCAAAACTATGGAACAAATTGGTTCCTTCCGTGGCACCACCAGTAATTTCAAAAACATTGCCTGACAAATCTACATTAGTTGACAATGTCCCATCAGGAGATACTTGCCCTTGAGCAGCATTACCAAAGAATAGAGACATCAGGGTAATACTGCCTACCAAACTCAATCGATGAATAAGCTTTTGCATGATTTTTCAAAATAATTTTAATTCACAAAAGTAAGTATGTGATTTTGTGAATCAATAAGTGCGGATTTAAATTCGAGAATTTTTTATTAGTTTTTCATATGATGTATCTCAATATTACGGTTAGAGCATACTTATTTAAGACTAATAATATAAAATTTTTATTTCACTACTCAAAATAATATGAAGTAAGTTATCAATAACTATTCTTAAATCAATTTTGTGAGTGATCCGAATTGTTCATTCAATTAACAAGGCAAAAAACAAATACTGACAAGTACTGTACTAAATTTTCAAAAGAAATCAAAAGAATTGTTAAAAGTTAGCACTTAAGCATTGTCAAAATGTACTCTATAGACTATCTGAGTAGTATTATATAAACAAGATAGAAATCTCTATAAGGAGCTAAGCATTACGCAATATTACAATAGTTGCATATTTACGGAACTTTAATCGTATTTAAAACATAAAACTGCACCTTTTGTAATGAAAATAATGAAAATAATAGAATATTGCCGAAATTTTCTGTAGATCTTAGACGGTAAATAACTCACAAAAGGATAGATTATTATGAATAAATGGCGAAATAAAGCTCTAAAACTGATAACAATTTCTGCATTTCCTCTGCTAGCTATAGCAACCTCAACTCAACCTAGTAATGCTAGTACTTTTGATGTTACTTGTAAGGCAAACAAAGGTACTCCAACTATTGTTGCTAGTCTAATAGAAAAAGGCAGTACTCAAGAAGATACTATTCTTCAGTTTCTACCTGAATATTTTTCTCCAAACGAGGCAATCAGTAAGTGTCAGACTACAGCCAACAAATTGCAAGAACTCTATAAAACAGATAATATCAGCTACTTATCTAGCGATACTATTGATGGCGGACAATCTGTAGTTTGTGCAGTTACTAGAAGAGGAAGTAAATGCGATAGTTATAGCTCAGAGATATTGTTTACTCTTGCTCAGGGCACAGATCCTACCTTGGCTTTATACGATATGCTCGATAATAGTATTAAGCAATCTAATCCTCGTCCTGATAGTCGAACAGTAAGTCGGATGTATACTGATATTACTCCTTCCTTTTGGGATTCGGCTCGAGGTCGTGGATGGTGGCCTTTCTAAAATTGCTTGATTTGCGTAAAATTTTGAGTAGTAGGGTGAGCATTTCTCACCCTGTTTTGATTTATGTTGTTAGTTCCAACATGCTGCCTTGGCTTTTTCAGCAGATTGATAATCAGGTTTGATTTTTAAAGCGTTGTCAAAACTATCTTGAGCCATCGGATAATTTTTTTGTTCGCACCAAGTTAAGCCGTTAAAGTAGTAAACCTGAGCTTTTTGCTCATCAGTAAATTTTTGGCTATCGATAATCTTATTAAATTGATCTCTAGCTTGATCATATTGCTTCAAATTTTTAAAAACAATTCCCACATCTCGCAAAGCAGGAAAATAGTTGGGATTCAATTCTAAAGCTTGAGTATATACTGCCAGCGCTTGATCATATTGCTTGATCTCTCGTAAATTTCTACCTTTGGAAGAGTAAAGTATTGATAGAAAAGTAGGATCTGTTATCCCTTCACTACTTTCTTCAACGATTGAAATTGCTTTATCAATAGACTCTATACTTTGTTGATTTTCCTTTAAAGCTAGCAATGATTCTGCCTTGTTAAACCAATAATAAGGATCTTGAGAATTAAGAACTATTGCTTTGTTAAAACTAATTAATGAGTCTTCATGTCTGTTGAGATTATGTAATGCTTCTCCCTTACAATTCCAAGCATAACTATCATGTTTCCTAATTGTAATAGCTAGCTGACAAGAGGCTAGCATATCCGCATATTGCTTTAAGTAACCTTGTGCAATTCCTCGATTGATTAAAGCTTGATAGTAATTAGCATTGATTGCTAATACTTCATCGAATTTTGCAATTGCTTCATGATATTTTTTTTGCTTGACTAATTCTACACCTTCTCTAAAAGTATATTTATAACCTTTATTTGTGGTTAACTTAGACAACAAAGTGATCACAAGCAAAATAGTAAAAAGCGAAAGAATAGATATTTTCCAGTTTATTTTATGTAGAATATTCATTCTACCTTGAGAACGAATTTTACTACTTGAATTTAATTTTATTTTGTTAAACTTACGTTTTAAAGCCGATAAAACTTCATCACAAGATTGGTAACGTCCTCCTTTTCCTAATCCAACCTTGATCATTTTGTCTAAAATTTCTGCTAAATCTTGACTGACTTCGGTTTCATTACGCCATAATAGTTTGCCAGTTTCTGGATCTGTCTGGAATTGTTGTG
This genomic window contains:
- a CDS encoding COP23 domain-containing protein gives rise to the protein MNKWRNKALKLITISAFPLLAIATSTQPSNASTFDVTCKANKGTPTIVASLIEKGSTQEDTILQFLPEYFSPNEAISKCQTTANKLQELYKTDNISYLSSDTIDGGQSVVCAVTRRGSKCDSYSSEILFTLAQGTDPTLALYDMLDNSIKQSNPRPDSRTVSRMYTDITPSFWDSARGRGWWPF
- a CDS encoding filamentous hemagglutinin N-terminal domain-containing protein; this translates as MQKLIHRLSLVGSITLMSLFFGNAAQGQVSPDGTLSTNVDLSGNVFEITGGATEGTNLFHSFGEFSVPTNFEAFFNNGTIDNIISRVTGGSISNIDGLIRANNANLILINPAGISFGSGASLDIGGAFLGSSATSVNFEDGTVFSADPNQAPLLTVSAPIGVAFAPNPGNIQSQGANLTLESGNTFALIGGNVSLNNTKITAPSGNIEIGSVGSDETVNLTGIPQGWELGFEGVNNFQDIQITSASELASTLRSAIESPGGRTEFIYSDVGGDINIRGQDITIAQGTEATLPTIYTRGQSQAGDITIQGRNISISEGSQQFDNFEFFNPVDTIDADSLSNQLSGTIAIDGEQITIDNSVGITSELWNRTIQGEPDSNERGAIFIGTNTDGNRISINGSNNLPENDGNTQIITDTHGFHGNNEIPGTANNINIGNINSQEVIIQEGAEIAAESHPHNPASFGVRTDFDAGEAGSITIKGQQVNINGEDTSVTATAFGTGAGGSISLEGANIRIEDQAIVVAETSGATSEATGGSISIGSDNTNNEVTINNATVSVRTGDTIANSHGGTGQETRFGNAPAGNISIGNSDSTLDILNDSRISASTIQAEGFNPGLGSAGTIEIDADEFNLIQDAIVSSETVTLGNAGDIFLRVGSLLNIENGSEINVTASRQGQAGNIDIVTDSLLLNNEGIISSDTQTGEEGNITIQSRQAILDNNSEIRTDSNQTSDGGNITFTSSDFIALLGNSDITANAEQVGQGGVISIDTQGVFQCGDCRIEAIGGVAGIVDINTPEAQNTLEFLDIPQQVINSEDMVVSACGVDKGKQESQFTITGRGGLPARPTSSLSTEALIGFDSEDGVNQNPTNSTETNQDSDVEQLPSAARGWYLNSQGRLVLTASIANTNPYYPGENNPDCDSVSHNQ